Proteins found in one Agarivorans sp. Alg241-V36 genomic segment:
- a CDS encoding heavy metal translocating P-type ATPase, translating into MASNQGLCFHCNEVIPKGVNLHVSILGSSQAMCCQGCAAVAQTIIESGLEDYYQHRTAAAPSAQDLVPDALVKMLEYDDESVQLEFVAQNETSKEVLLSIEGIACAACAWLIEKQLSHIAGVQKIHVNSTTQRATLVWDDQQVKLSQLLQSVHKLGYNATPFQTDKQEEIDRKLYHSHLLKLGVAGLATMQVMMFAIALYGDLFDDMELIYRDYFRWVSLIMATPVLLFSAQPFYFGAYRSLKAKTLNMDVPVSIALLGAYSASLYATVNGTGEVYFESVSMFTFLLLLGRLLELRARRKASETSSNMLKLVPKLAMRLDKSGQQQKIAASQLKHSDIIVILPGEVVPADGQVVFGESEFDESSLTGESLPITKKLGDKVFAGTINHEQTVHLAVEAVSQNTFIANIMRLQEQAQSEKPKIATIADSVARYFVFGLLVIAALTYTFWHFHSPEDAFWITLAVLVATCPCALSLATPAALTAATHKLSKTGLLVKRGHVLESLAKVTSVVSDKTGTLTEGKLQIKQVNCLGVTDEATTLQLIGALEAQSSHPIANAFSEYQGLTATNIEHHTGLGLSGMVDGKQLKLGKASFCKQAAEPIAGMLELVLMVDNGLSARIYLSDTIKKDAVSFSKGLKARDISLSMLTGDDSAQVEYVAKQLHITDIASGTLPQQKLDVVKNKTQSSPHLLMLGDGVNDGPVLAAAPLSIAMGLGTDIAKSSADAVLLGSRLTTLLTAVDLAKKTKKIIAQNLAWALGYNALILPLAVAGIVTPYMAAIGMSLSSLAVLTNSLRLNKQ; encoded by the coding sequence ATGGCAAGTAATCAAGGCCTGTGTTTTCACTGTAACGAAGTTATTCCCAAGGGCGTAAATTTACATGTTTCAATTCTTGGCAGCTCTCAAGCAATGTGTTGCCAAGGTTGTGCAGCCGTAGCGCAAACAATTATAGAAAGCGGCTTAGAAGACTATTACCAGCACAGAACAGCTGCCGCACCTAGCGCTCAAGATCTAGTGCCAGACGCTCTAGTTAAAATGCTGGAATATGACGACGAAAGCGTACAGTTAGAATTTGTTGCTCAAAACGAAACCAGCAAAGAGGTTCTGCTCTCTATCGAAGGCATTGCCTGTGCCGCTTGTGCTTGGTTAATAGAAAAACAGTTATCGCATATCGCTGGCGTTCAGAAAATTCACGTAAACTCCACGACTCAACGTGCAACGCTTGTATGGGATGATCAGCAAGTTAAGTTAAGTCAGCTACTGCAAAGTGTGCATAAGCTTGGTTATAACGCGACACCTTTCCAAACCGATAAGCAAGAAGAAATAGATCGCAAACTATACCACAGCCATCTGCTCAAATTAGGCGTCGCCGGCCTAGCCACCATGCAAGTAATGATGTTTGCCATTGCCCTCTATGGTGATCTGTTTGATGACATGGAACTAATCTATCGAGATTATTTCCGCTGGGTGAGCCTAATTATGGCGACTCCAGTATTGTTGTTCTCAGCACAGCCCTTTTATTTTGGCGCTTACCGAAGCTTAAAAGCTAAAACGCTAAATATGGACGTACCGGTCTCCATCGCTTTATTGGGGGCCTATAGCGCATCACTTTATGCCACGGTAAACGGCACTGGCGAAGTTTATTTTGAGTCAGTTTCCATGTTCACCTTTTTGCTACTGCTTGGCCGTTTGCTTGAGTTACGAGCCAGACGCAAGGCCAGTGAAACTAGTTCAAATATGCTGAAACTAGTGCCTAAGTTAGCCATGCGACTGGATAAATCCGGTCAACAGCAAAAAATTGCTGCAAGCCAGCTTAAGCATTCAGACATCATCGTAATTTTGCCCGGCGAGGTAGTACCTGCCGATGGACAGGTAGTGTTTGGCGAAAGTGAGTTTGATGAATCGTCGCTAACCGGCGAGTCTTTACCTATTACAAAAAAACTAGGTGACAAAGTTTTTGCCGGTACTATTAACCATGAGCAAACGGTTCATTTAGCAGTAGAAGCGGTATCTCAAAATACCTTTATCGCTAATATTATGCGCTTACAAGAACAAGCCCAAAGTGAAAAGCCTAAGATAGCAACAATAGCCGATAGCGTAGCCCGCTATTTTGTTTTTGGTTTACTCGTAATCGCCGCACTCACCTACACCTTCTGGCATTTCCATTCTCCAGAAGATGCTTTTTGGATTACTTTGGCAGTTTTAGTTGCAACCTGCCCCTGCGCCTTATCTTTAGCAACACCAGCTGCATTAACGGCTGCCACCCATAAATTGTCTAAAACTGGTTTATTGGTTAAACGTGGACACGTATTAGAAAGCTTAGCTAAAGTGACGTCTGTGGTATCTGATAAAACGGGAACGCTTACCGAGGGCAAGTTACAAATTAAACAAGTAAACTGCCTTGGCGTCACCGATGAGGCAACGACTCTTCAACTAATTGGCGCTTTAGAAGCTCAAAGCTCCCATCCAATCGCTAATGCTTTTAGTGAATACCAAGGCTTAACCGCAACTAATATTGAGCACCATACCGGTTTGGGCTTGAGCGGAATGGTAGATGGTAAACAGTTAAAATTAGGCAAGGCATCTTTTTGTAAGCAAGCTGCAGAGCCGATTGCAGGAATGCTTGAATTGGTATTGATGGTTGATAATGGCTTGTCTGCTAGAATCTACCTCTCAGACACAATCAAAAAAGATGCGGTGAGTTTTTCGAAAGGTTTAAAAGCAAGAGATATTTCGCTCTCTATGTTAACTGGAGATGACTCCGCCCAAGTGGAGTATGTTGCTAAACAGTTACATATCACAGACATTGCCAGTGGCACATTGCCACAACAAAAACTCGACGTTGTGAAGAATAAAACACAAAGTTCCCCTCACCTGCTAATGCTCGGCGATGGCGTAAACGACGGCCCAGTGTTGGCTGCTGCGCCGCTGTCGATAGCTATGGGCTTAGGCACCGACATCGCAAAATCTAGTGCGGACGCCGTGTTGTTAGGCAGCAGACTTACTACCTTGCTTACCGCAGTAGACCTTGCCAAGAAAACCAAAAAGATTATTGCGCAAAACCTCGCTTGGGCCTTGGGGTATAATGCCTTGATACTGCCATTAGCAGTTGCGGGTATAGTTACTCCCTATATGGCCGCTATTGGTATGTCGTTATCGTCTTTGGCGGTACTCACTAATTCCTTAAGGTTAAACAAGCAATGA
- a CDS encoding FixH family protein — translation MQQAWYKQFWPWFLIALPMAAVIASLTTFYIAATTNNDMVVESYYKKGKAINADLSLIQKAGQMGIKASVSPATNGLVLDMSLPESLKNQPLKVELAHKTLAKNDRSYVVTADANGRYRFGDDLNESGRWFIRISPMDDTWRLQEELQLPLYTAEEIDGK, via the coding sequence ATGCAACAAGCTTGGTATAAACAATTTTGGCCGTGGTTTTTAATCGCGCTGCCTATGGCTGCAGTAATTGCTAGCTTAACTACTTTTTATATTGCTGCTACAACCAACAACGACATGGTAGTTGAGTCTTACTACAAAAAAGGCAAGGCAATAAATGCTGACTTATCGTTAATCCAAAAAGCAGGACAAATGGGGATCAAAGCATCTGTTTCGCCTGCTACCAATGGTTTGGTATTGGATATGTCATTGCCTGAATCCTTAAAAAACCAACCACTGAAAGTCGAGTTAGCGCATAAAACTCTGGCTAAAAATGACCGCAGTTATGTCGTAACTGCTGATGCAAACGGTCGCTACCGCTTTGGCGATGATCTTAATGAATCTGGCCGTTGGTTTATTCGCATTAGTCCAATGGATGATACCTGGAGATTACAGGAAGAGTTACAACTCCCGCTTTACACAGCAGAAGAAATAGATGGCAAGTAA
- the ccoP gene encoding cytochrome-c oxidase, cbb3-type subunit III, which yields MSTFWSVWITVITLGSILGCYLLLRACNKNNTGIKEGESMGHEFDGIEELNNPLPKWWSYMFIITIIFSLVYLAAYPGLGNWQGFLGWKSSEMGIKSIAEGQERVAAYEGNVANQYQGELEKADARFGEVFRQVAYNESGEYRSVEELSEDPAAVKIGQRLYLQNCSQCHGSSARGGKGFPNLTDGDWLYGGSGEAIKTTLMHGRQGQMPGWEEVLGDDGIKEVTAYVLSLSGRKVNDVDAANGKNRFAVCAACHGADGTGNQTLGAPNLTNGIWLYGGSRRAVEETLRYGRNGVMPAWKDILGEDKIQLISAYVYQLSKSE from the coding sequence ATGAGCACATTTTGGAGCGTGTGGATTACTGTAATAACTTTAGGCAGCATTCTAGGATGTTATTTGCTGCTTAGAGCGTGTAACAAGAACAACACCGGCATTAAAGAAGGTGAGTCAATGGGCCACGAGTTTGATGGAATTGAGGAGTTAAACAACCCTCTTCCTAAGTGGTGGTCTTACATGTTTATTATCACCATTATTTTCTCGTTGGTGTATTTAGCAGCCTACCCAGGTTTAGGTAACTGGCAGGGTTTCCTTGGTTGGAAGAGCTCAGAAATGGGTATTAAGAGCATTGCTGAAGGCCAAGAACGCGTAGCCGCATACGAAGGCAATGTTGCTAACCAATATCAAGGTGAACTTGAAAAAGCCGATGCTCGATTTGGAGAAGTTTTCCGCCAAGTTGCTTACAACGAATCTGGCGAGTACCGGAGCGTAGAAGAACTTTCTGAAGATCCTGCAGCGGTTAAAATTGGCCAACGCTTGTATCTACAAAACTGTTCGCAGTGTCATGGTTCTTCGGCACGTGGTGGCAAAGGCTTCCCTAACTTAACCGACGGTGATTGGTTATACGGTGGAAGCGGCGAAGCGATTAAAACTACTCTTATGCATGGCCGCCAAGGTCAAATGCCTGGTTGGGAAGAAGTATTGGGTGATGACGGGATTAAAGAAGTTACCGCCTATGTTCTTAGCTTATCTGGCCGTAAGGTTAATGATGTAGATGCAGCTAACGGTAAAAACCGCTTTGCAGTATGTGCCGCTTGTCATGGCGCTGACGGCACTGGTAACCAAACGCTTGGCGCACCAAACTTAACCAATGGTATTTGGTTATACGGTGGTTCACGTCGCGCGGTTGAAGAAACTCTACGTTATGGTCGTAACGGCGTGATGCCTGCTTGGAAGGATATTCTAGGAGAAGATAAGATCCAGCTTATTTCTGCCTACGTATATCAGCTTTCTAAGAGCGAATAG
- a CDS encoding cbb3-type cytochrome c oxidase subunit 3, translating to MDFGTFSGLYTAFLMAIFIGIFAWAYSKKRKKDFTEAANLVFADEPKTSPTKEFEGAQKK from the coding sequence ATGGACTTTGGTACATTTAGCGGCCTATACACTGCATTCTTAATGGCGATATTTATTGGCATTTTTGCCTGGGCCTACAGCAAGAAACGCAAAAAGGATTTTACTGAAGCTGCCAACTTGGTTTTTGCCGACGAGCCTAAAACTAGCCCGACAAAGGAATTTGAAGGAGCACAGAAAAAATGA
- the ccoO gene encoding cytochrome-c oxidase, cbb3-type subunit II, with translation MKHELIEKNVGLLAIFIVIAISFGGLVQITPLIFQPETTEPVDGLVPYTALEMEGRDIYIREGCSNCHSQMIRPFRAETERYGHYSVAGESVWEHPFLWGSKRTGPDLARVGQRYSDEWHRVHLINPRDVVPESNMPGFPWLEENLVDGSLTGKKLALFKNHFGVPYTDADVEGAEEAVKGKTEMEALIAYLQVLGTALK, from the coding sequence ATGAAGCATGAGTTAATCGAAAAGAATGTTGGCTTACTGGCCATATTCATTGTTATCGCGATTAGTTTTGGTGGTTTAGTGCAAATCACCCCGCTAATTTTCCAACCGGAAACCACTGAGCCAGTAGACGGCCTAGTGCCTTACACTGCTCTGGAAATGGAAGGTCGCGATATTTACATTCGCGAAGGCTGTAGTAACTGCCACAGCCAAATGATTCGCCCTTTCCGTGCTGAAACAGAACGCTATGGCCACTACTCGGTAGCCGGTGAAAGTGTATGGGAGCATCCATTCTTGTGGGGTTCTAAGCGAACTGGACCTGATCTAGCACGTGTTGGCCAACGTTATTCAGATGAGTGGCACCGCGTACACCTTATTAATCCACGCGATGTAGTACCTGAGTCAAACATGCCTGGTTTCCCTTGGTTAGAGGAAAACCTAGTAGATGGCTCGTTAACTGGTAAGAAACTAGCGCTATTTAAAAACCATTTTGGTGTGCCTTATACCGACGCTGACGTCGAAGGTGCAGAAGAAGCCGTTAAAGGCAAAACCGAAATGGAAGCTTTAATAGCTTACTTACAAGTGTTGGGTACAGCATTAAAATAA